From the Candidatus Dormiibacterota bacterium genome, one window contains:
- a CDS encoding quinolinate phosphoribosyl transferase codes for MATEAITQAPTRKRERLDPSVFRLPVERIREGYYSDVYFNRTVDVLKADNQHPHVLMQVFQKNQAVVGGMDEAIAIVKLCSEDFTQLRVHALYDGDEAAPWETTMTIEGDYTLFARLETVYLGVLSRRTKVATNVRRVVEAANGKQIMFFPARHDHHLVQTGDGYAAHVSGAIGVSTDAQASWWGGQGIGTVPHGLIAAYHGDTVLAAKKYAEYMEPAANLVVLVDWENDCVRTSLEVARALKDRLWGVRLDTSETVVDVSVQKLMGDFDPRGVNPQLCHLVRQALDREGFEHVKIVASGGFNVDKIKRFEAARVPVDAYGVGSAFFQGIYDYTADVVMVEGRPCAKAGRRYRPNPRLEPVT; via the coding sequence GCCCCAACGCGTAAACGCGAACGTCTCGACCCGTCGGTCTTTCGGCTGCCGGTCGAGCGGATTCGCGAAGGCTATTACAGCGACGTCTACTTCAACCGCACCGTCGACGTCCTCAAGGCGGACAACCAGCACCCGCACGTCCTGATGCAGGTCTTCCAGAAGAACCAGGCCGTTGTGGGCGGCATGGATGAAGCGATCGCCATCGTCAAGCTGTGTTCGGAAGACTTCACGCAGCTTCGCGTCCATGCGCTTTACGACGGCGACGAGGCGGCGCCTTGGGAGACCACCATGACCATCGAGGGGGACTACACGCTTTTCGCCCGCCTGGAGACGGTCTATCTCGGCGTGCTCTCGCGCCGGACGAAGGTCGCCACCAACGTTCGGCGCGTCGTGGAGGCAGCCAACGGCAAACAGATCATGTTCTTCCCCGCTCGTCACGACCACCACCTGGTCCAGACCGGCGACGGCTACGCGGCCCACGTCTCGGGCGCGATCGGCGTCTCCACGGACGCACAGGCCTCATGGTGGGGCGGCCAGGGGATCGGAACGGTGCCACACGGATTGATTGCCGCCTACCACGGCGACACCGTGCTGGCGGCGAAGAAATACGCGGAATACATGGAACCGGCGGCGAACCTGGTGGTTCTGGTCGATTGGGAGAATGATTGCGTGCGGACCTCGCTCGAGGTTGCGCGCGCACTCAAGGACCGGCTGTGGGGAGTTCGCCTCGACACCTCGGAGACGGTGGTCGACGTGAGCGTCCAGAAACTGATGGGCGACTTCGACCCGCGCGGGGTCAACCCCCAACTCTGCCACCTGGTTCGGCAGGCGCTCGACCGCGAGGGCTTCGAGCACGTCAAGATCGTCGCCAGTGGCGGCTTCAACGTCGACAAGATCAAGCGCTTCGAGGCCGCGCGGGTGCCGGTCGATGCCTACGGCGTCGGCAGCGCCTTCTTCCAGGGGATCTATGACTATACGGCCGACGTCGTGATGGTCGAGGGCCGCCCCTGTGCCAAGGCCGGGCGCCGCTACCGGCCGAATCCGCGCCTCGAGCCGGTTACCTGA
- a CDS encoding isochorismatase family cysteine hydrolase: MPNVTIVVDVLNGFCKQGNLASPRCDAAIPRIREVIEQRRQAGDHLIFLADTHDPNDREFEVFPVHCVRGTAESEVVPELQPLLHDATLIRKRRYSGFFETDLDARLLAAQPEQVTVVGVCTDICVLHTVADLRNRDYRVFVPASAVETFDGPGHPGDDVQHWALAHLRGVLGAHVV, translated from the coding sequence GTGCCGAACGTCACGATCGTAGTCGATGTGCTCAACGGGTTCTGCAAGCAGGGGAACCTCGCCTCCCCTCGCTGCGACGCCGCCATCCCCCGAATTCGCGAGGTGATCGAGCAACGCCGCCAGGCCGGCGACCACCTCATCTTCCTGGCGGACACGCACGACCCCAACGACCGCGAGTTCGAGGTCTTCCCCGTGCACTGCGTGCGCGGGACGGCCGAGTCGGAGGTGGTCCCGGAACTCCAGCCGCTGCTCCACGACGCAACCCTGATCCGAAAACGGCGCTATTCCGGCTTCTTCGAAACCGACCTCGACGCCCGCCTGCTCGCCGCCCAACCGGAGCAGGTCACGGTGGTGGGTGTCTGCACCGACATCTGTGTCCTGCACACGGTCGCCGACCTGCGCAACCGCGATTACCGGGTGTTCGTGCCGGCCTCGGCCGTGGAGACCTTCGATGGCCCCGGCCACCCCGGCGACGACGTCCAGCACTGGGCGCTCGCCCATCTCCGGGGAGTATTGGGCGCCCACGTCGTCTGA
- a CDS encoding transglycosylase domain-containing protein, translated as MGPAVLLALLLVLLPGVLYVWAGLPSTANLSTARLPLSTRIYDRTGTVLLAEIHQGSERRHIVPLTKVAPAMQQATIAVEDRSFYQHGGLNLLRTGQAGLDDLLHLRFNQGGSTITQQLVKNIYLSQDRSVLRKLDEAILAVEIEHQYSKAQILEAYLNRIYYGNRSYGVEAAAQTYFGKSASQLSLAEASLLAGLPQAPTELDPITNFSGSKARQRVVLDAMVRNHAITAAQAQSAYAQKLSPQKPSTADDVKAPGFVHWVASQLEQTYGGELLKNGGLTVITSLDWNLQSIAERQVREKVMALQGQHVTDGALVALDPETGAVLAMVGSAGADVPGGQYNMAVVPRQPGSAFKMFTYTAAIESQKFTMGSWVLDEPINVRLSDGSSYTPQNYDGWYHGWQPLPFALGNSLNIPAVKVELGTGTDRVVDVARRMGVTTLNQPASSYQPSLTLGGYEVPLIDMAVGASTLAAQGIYEHPQPILKITAHDGSTLYRYDPRGNGKPALTSQVSFIMAQMLSDDRNRSLEFGRNSDLVVAGHHVAAKTGTTNDFRDNLTVGFTPNLAVAVWVGNADQTPMRNVSGIVGAAPIFHGFMTEALNGQPDSWFAVPGGLNPVSMNGYVAYLLPGTELVAQSQLPPPPPPSRCDEGCGGGGHGGGGGGGGGD; from the coding sequence ATGGGCCCGGCCGTCCTCCTGGCCCTCCTCCTCGTCTTACTCCCCGGTGTGCTCTACGTGTGGGCCGGACTCCCATCCACCGCGAATCTCAGCACTGCCCGCCTGCCGCTCTCGACCCGCATCTACGACCGCACCGGAACCGTCCTGCTCGCCGAGATCCACCAGGGATCGGAGCGGCGGCACATCGTGCCCTTGACCAAGGTGGCACCCGCCATGCAACAGGCGACCATCGCCGTCGAAGATCGCAGCTTCTATCAGCACGGCGGCCTCAACCTGCTGCGCACCGGTCAGGCCGGCCTCGACGACCTGCTGCATCTGCGCTTCAACCAGGGTGGCAGCACGATCACTCAGCAGCTCGTCAAGAACATTTACCTCTCGCAGGACCGCTCGGTGTTGCGCAAGTTGGACGAGGCGATCCTCGCCGTCGAGATCGAGCACCAGTACTCGAAGGCACAGATCCTCGAGGCTTACCTGAACCGGATCTATTACGGCAATCGCTCCTACGGTGTGGAAGCGGCGGCGCAGACCTACTTTGGCAAATCCGCCAGCCAGTTGTCCCTCGCGGAGGCGAGCTTGCTCGCCGGACTGCCACAGGCACCCACCGAGCTCGATCCGATCACCAATTTCAGCGGGTCGAAGGCACGGCAGCGCGTGGTGCTGGATGCGATGGTCCGCAACCACGCGATCACCGCAGCCCAGGCGCAGTCGGCGTACGCGCAGAAGCTCAGCCCGCAAAAACCCTCGACGGCCGACGACGTCAAAGCTCCCGGATTCGTGCACTGGGTCGCGTCGCAACTGGAGCAAACCTACGGCGGGGAGCTGCTCAAGAACGGCGGACTGACGGTCATCACCTCGCTCGACTGGAACCTGCAGTCGATCGCCGAGCGCCAGGTTCGGGAGAAAGTCATGGCGCTGCAGGGGCAGCACGTCACCGACGGCGCGCTGGTCGCGCTCGATCCGGAAACCGGGGCGGTGCTGGCGATGGTCGGGTCGGCGGGCGCCGACGTGCCGGGCGGGCAGTACAACATGGCGGTCGTCCCGCGTCAACCTGGGTCGGCGTTCAAGATGTTCACCTACACGGCTGCCATCGAGTCGCAGAAATTCACGATGGGCTCCTGGGTACTGGACGAGCCGATCAACGTCCGGCTGAGCGATGGCAGCAGCTACACGCCCCAGAACTACGACGGCTGGTATCACGGTTGGCAGCCCCTCCCCTTCGCGCTGGGCAACTCGCTCAACATTCCGGCCGTGAAAGTCGAGCTGGGCACTGGAACCGACCGGGTCGTGGATGTCGCCCGCCGCATGGGCGTGACGACGCTCAACCAGCCGGCCAGCAGCTATCAGCCGAGCCTGACGCTTGGCGGGTACGAAGTCCCGTTGATCGACATGGCCGTCGGCGCCAGCACGCTGGCCGCGCAGGGCATCTACGAACACCCGCAACCGATCCTCAAGATCACGGCGCATGACGGCAGCACCCTCTATCGCTACGACCCGCGCGGAAACGGCAAGCCGGCGCTCACCTCGCAGGTCAGCTTCATCATGGCGCAGATGCTCTCGGACGATCGCAACCGGTCGCTCGAGTTCGGCCGGAACAGCGACCTGGTGGTGGCCGGCCATCATGTCGCCGCCAAGACCGGGACGACGAACGACTTCCGCGACAACCTGACCGTCGGCTTCACGCCCAACCTGGCGGTTGCCGTCTGGGTCGGGAACGCCGATCAGACGCCGATGCGCAATGTCAGTGGGATCGTGGGCGCCGCACCGATCTTCCACGGTTTCATGACGGAAGCCCTCAACGGCCAGCCCGACAGCTGGTTTGCCGTGCCGGGCGGTCTCAATCCGGTCAGCATGAATGGATACGTCGCCTACCTCCTTCCGGGCACCGAGCTAGTTGCGCAGTCGCAACTCCCGCCTCCCCCACCACCATCGCGCTGCGATGAGGGCTGCGGGGGCGGCGGCCATGGTGGTGGCGGTGGCGGCGGCGGCGGTGACTAA